From Algoriphagus sp. NG3, the proteins below share one genomic window:
- a CDS encoding sugar transferase, with amino-acid sequence MATISKLNRIQNFSISPDFFVNSYSINLLDSSQTIARRILEILLVSIFLILVASWLFPIIALLIRLESNGPVFYKQLRHGQNNVPFYCLKFRSMKFEPESDFKQATKGDTRVTKVGAFLRKSSLDELPQLLNVMAGEMAIVGPRPHAIPMNKEFAEKIENFMFRHMVKPGITGLAQAKGYRGEIRDTFDMNARLRYDLFYIKNWSFLLDLKIIILTFYSLFFRNKNAY; translated from the coding sequence ATGGCTACAATTTCAAAACTCAATAGAATTCAAAACTTTTCGATAAGTCCTGATTTTTTTGTCAACAGCTATTCAATCAATCTATTGGATAGTTCACAGACAATCGCAAGAAGGATTCTTGAAATTTTGCTTGTAAGTATTTTCCTTATCCTAGTTGCAAGCTGGTTATTTCCAATAATCGCTTTGCTAATAAGGTTGGAGTCAAATGGCCCTGTGTTTTACAAACAACTTAGGCATGGTCAAAACAATGTACCCTTCTACTGTCTGAAGTTCAGAAGTATGAAATTTGAACCTGAAAGTGATTTCAAGCAAGCCACTAAAGGCGATACTAGGGTTACAAAAGTCGGGGCTTTTCTTAGAAAAAGCAGTTTAGATGAATTACCTCAGCTACTGAATGTAATGGCAGGAGAAATGGCGATAGTCGGACCTAGGCCTCATGCAATTCCTATGAATAAAGAATTTGCTGAAAAAATTGAGAATTTTATGTTCAGACATATGGTGAAGCCGGGGATTACAGGTCTTGCACAAGCAAAGGGCTATCGAGGCGAAATTCGGGATACATTCGATATGAATGCCCGTTTGAGATATGACCTATTCTATATTAAGAACTGGAGTTTTTTACTTGATTTAAAAATAATAATCTTGACTTTTTACAGTTTGTTTTTTAGGAACAAGAACGCATATTAA
- the rfbF gene encoding glucose-1-phosphate cytidylyltransferase — protein MKAVILAGGFGTRISEESGVRPKPMVEIGGKPILWHIMKIYSSHGINDFVICCGYKGHMIKEYFSNYFLHMSDVTFDLQNNQMEVHHRKSEPWKVTLIDTGENVMTGGRIKRVADYIKDETFCLTYGDGVSDIDIRKTIDFHRDQNAIVTLTAVQQPGRFGAFTLDSEDTKISNFREKPKGDGTNNAWINGGFFVVDPKALDFITDDQTVWEKEPLEELAKTDKLAAFRHNGFWQPMDTLRDKNLLEEFWNNGSAPWKTW, from the coding sequence ATGAAAGCAGTAATCCTAGCAGGTGGTTTTGGCACCAGAATCAGTGAAGAAAGTGGTGTAAGACCTAAACCCATGGTCGAAATAGGCGGAAAACCCATTCTTTGGCACATTATGAAAATCTATTCCTCTCATGGAATCAACGATTTTGTAATATGTTGTGGATACAAAGGGCATATGATAAAGGAATATTTTTCAAATTATTTTCTGCACATGTCAGATGTGACATTTGATCTTCAAAACAACCAAATGGAAGTACATCACAGAAAATCCGAACCTTGGAAAGTGACTTTAATCGACACCGGTGAAAATGTCATGACAGGAGGGCGGATCAAAAGGGTAGCAGATTATATAAAAGATGAGACCTTTTGCCTTACTTACGGTGATGGAGTGAGTGATATTGACATCAGAAAAACCATTGATTTCCATAGAGATCAAAATGCTATAGTAACGCTGACCGCAGTACAGCAACCCGGAAGATTTGGAGCCTTTACACTTGATTCTGAAGACACTAAGATCTCTAATTTCCGGGAAAAGCCTAAGGGAGACGGGACAAACAACGCCTGGATCAACGGCGGATTTTTCGTAGTTGACCCAAAAGCGCTGGATTTCATTACTGATGATCAGACTGTATGGGAAAAAGAGCCCTTAGAAGAATTGGCCAAAACAGATAAACTGGCTGCTTTTAGACATAATGGATTTTGGCAGCCAATGGATACACTACGGGATAAAAACCTACTCGAAGAATTTTGGAATAACGGATCCGCCCCTTGGAAAACTTGGTAA
- a CDS encoding sigma-54 dependent transcriptional regulator: MENQELGKILIIDDNEDLLFAAKMLLKKHAKEVMIEKDPRRIPFLINNNNYDVILLDMNFREDTTSGKEGFHWLKQIKEIDPKAVVILITAFGDVEMAVQALKEGATDFILKPWQNEKLIATLSAAIRLKESYNEVDKLQKKQKQMQSDMKKPYTDIIGQSASMKNIFSIIDKVAQTDANVLILGENGTGKELIARAIHDRSLRKDEIFVGVDMGAITETLFESELFGHKKGAFTDAKDDRAGRFEIADKGSLFLDEIGNLSLPLQSKLLTVLQRREVTRIGTNKAIPVDIRLICATNMPLHESIADNTFRQDLLYRINTVEIFLPPLRERQDDIPVLANHFLKNYSQKYRKNFTGFTTAGMDLLQHYAWPGNIRELQHAIERAIIMAEGDVLDSRDFFFLSAKPASDKAPTSVTLNLDDMEKTTIQRAIDKNGGNISKAAKELGLTRASLYRRLEKYGL; encoded by the coding sequence ATGGAAAACCAAGAATTAGGCAAGATCCTTATTATTGATGATAATGAAGATTTACTCTTTGCCGCCAAAATGCTTTTGAAAAAGCATGCAAAAGAAGTAATGATCGAAAAGGATCCTCGAAGGATTCCTTTTTTAATCAATAACAATAATTATGATGTAATACTTCTCGATATGAATTTCCGTGAGGACACCACCTCCGGTAAAGAAGGATTTCACTGGTTGAAGCAAATCAAAGAAATAGACCCAAAAGCTGTAGTGATCTTGATCACTGCCTTTGGGGATGTGGAGATGGCAGTTCAGGCGCTGAAAGAAGGGGCTACGGACTTTATACTGAAACCCTGGCAAAACGAGAAACTGATCGCTACGCTGTCTGCTGCTATCCGGCTGAAGGAAAGTTATAATGAAGTCGATAAGCTGCAAAAGAAGCAAAAGCAGATGCAATCCGACATGAAAAAACCCTATACAGACATCATAGGGCAGAGTGCTTCCATGAAAAACATTTTTTCCATCATTGACAAAGTAGCCCAGACAGATGCCAATGTGTTGATCTTAGGAGAAAACGGTACTGGTAAGGAACTAATAGCCAGAGCTATACATGACAGATCTCTCCGTAAGGATGAGATTTTTGTAGGGGTAGATATGGGGGCGATTACAGAGACCCTGTTTGAATCAGAATTGTTTGGACATAAAAAAGGTGCTTTTACTGACGCAAAAGATGATCGTGCAGGCCGGTTTGAAATTGCAGACAAAGGCTCCCTGTTTTTGGATGAAATCGGTAATCTTTCCCTACCACTGCAGTCTAAGCTATTGACTGTTTTGCAACGAAGAGAAGTGACCAGAATCGGTACCAATAAAGCCATTCCTGTGGATATCCGACTGATCTGCGCCACTAATATGCCTCTACATGAAAGCATTGCGGATAATACATTCCGTCAGGATTTATTGTACAGGATCAATACCGTAGAGATATTTCTACCTCCCTTACGCGAAAGACAGGACGATATCCCGGTATTGGCCAATCATTTCTTAAAAAACTATAGCCAGAAATACCGTAAAAACTTCACTGGCTTCACCACCGCCGGAATGGATTTACTACAGCACTATGCCTGGCCAGGAAATATCCGGGAACTCCAGCATGCCATCGAGCGGGCAATAATCATGGCTGAAGGGGATGTACTGGATTCCAGAGACTTCTTCTTCCTATCCGCAAAACCTGCTTCCGACAAAGCACCTACCTCTGTTACGCTAAACCTAGATGACATGGAGAAGACTACCATTCAACGGGCTATAGACAAAAACGGTGGAAATATCTCAAAAGCAGCAAAAGAGCTAGGTTTGACGAGAGCTAGCTTGTATAGGAGGCTGGAAAAATATGGATTATAA
- the pssE gene encoding PssE/Cps14G family polysaccharide biosynthesis glycosyltransferase: MGKIAASTPKLSYMIFVLLGTFPLTFPRPLVEIEKLIQTGVITDEVIVQSGHTPFQSDHMKIIPFMPLDELLSLYQRADLIITQAGTGSIIKGLKLNKKMIAIARLAKLGEHVDDHQSELIKEFSECNFLLPWSEQDQLADILEKIADFKPQVYKSENKAIVNYLIDYIDNV; encoded by the coding sequence TTGGGAAAAATCGCTGCATCCACCCCTAAATTGTCCTATATGATATTTGTGCTTCTCGGTACATTTCCACTAACCTTCCCCAGACCACTCGTTGAAATTGAAAAGCTAATTCAAACTGGGGTCATTACAGATGAAGTTATAGTCCAAAGTGGTCATACACCTTTTCAAAGTGACCATATGAAGATCATTCCCTTTATGCCCCTGGATGAGTTACTATCTCTATATCAAAGAGCTGACCTCATCATCACGCAAGCAGGGACTGGATCAATTATTAAAGGCTTGAAGCTTAATAAAAAAATGATTGCCATAGCCAGACTAGCAAAATTGGGAGAACATGTGGATGACCACCAATCCGAACTTATAAAGGAATTTTCTGAATGCAATTTTCTTCTACCTTGGTCTGAACAAGACCAGTTGGCAGATATTTTAGAAAAAATTGCTGATTTTAAACCTCAGGTTTACAAATCAGAAAATAAAGCCATTGTAAATTATTTAATAGATTATATCGATAATGTTTAA
- a CDS encoding polysaccharide biosynthesis tyrosine autokinase, producing the protein MKLSDLLNELEEEESNSNTEEPVNYKMLLYKYLSKWYWFATGVFICLSLAFAYAYFSTPYYLVTSKLLLKDEKKGADFSSNAVVSEMLGFGSSTSVENEAEIIKSENLMIKVFEELNINNTYSIPNGNFRWKEIYGYQVPIQVVIHKINDYIEVDDNSIIIHIKNQDEFVLETPEGTKNTYAFGQKLANFYGEFSIIKNPLLASESDSTNVPLVLDYEPIKIDFFYPSALGKYYAKNLTVDIVNKLASVVTLYMVDTHPQKGKEVLQKLIEVYNREAENEKNEIAINTIAFIDEQLVGLTDELEAIEQEAEQYKLRNSITNVGAEAELYLNSTTVNRQQLSEFSIQIDVLESIEAYLRNQGTDYEMVPSTLSIQDPTLSGLIANFNQLQRERERMLRTTQPNNPIVQNINQQLTSLRASILENLRNIKNGLVISRDNLQATSNQFQSRASQVPTMERELLDINRKQGIKQEHYIYLIQKREEAVLTLAATTASNSKVIDPPTPSDLPVSPKKKLIYAFGLIMGLAFPFGFIFIKDLLQDKIQVKSDVERITSTKILGEISRNKNDKGVIAISKSKRTLIAEQFRFVRSNLAFSTYTKPNKVIMVTSGVSGEGKTFFSINLGISLALVDKKVIILEFDLRKPAMLSALGMKASIGLTDYLGSDEYELDDLIQPVPLTENLSAIGCGNIPENPAELMMGGKLIQLIDELSNRFDYVLIDTAPIGLVSDSFILSELADVTIFMVRYNYSTKAQVKTIEDIRKNKKFKFPLIVLNDANLEVTYGYGPTYGKNYYQEQ; encoded by the coding sequence ATGAAATTATCTGATTTATTAAATGAACTTGAGGAGGAAGAAAGCAATTCTAACACCGAGGAGCCAGTAAATTATAAAATGCTTCTTTATAAATACCTGAGCAAATGGTATTGGTTTGCAACTGGGGTTTTTATTTGTTTAAGCCTAGCCTTTGCTTATGCTTATTTTTCAACACCTTATTATTTGGTTACCAGCAAGTTGCTATTGAAAGATGAAAAAAAAGGAGCTGATTTTTCTTCCAATGCGGTAGTTTCTGAAATGTTGGGTTTTGGATCCAGCACATCTGTTGAAAACGAGGCCGAGATTATAAAGTCCGAAAATTTAATGATAAAGGTTTTTGAAGAACTAAATATTAACAATACATATTCTATCCCAAACGGAAATTTTAGATGGAAAGAAATTTATGGCTACCAAGTTCCCATCCAGGTGGTCATTCATAAAATAAATGACTATATTGAAGTAGATGACAACTCTATAATTATACATATCAAGAATCAAGATGAATTTGTACTGGAAACTCCGGAGGGCACAAAAAACACATATGCTTTTGGTCAAAAGCTTGCTAATTTCTATGGTGAATTTTCAATCATCAAAAACCCTCTCTTGGCAAGCGAATCTGATTCAACCAATGTGCCGCTTGTTTTAGATTATGAGCCTATTAAAATTGACTTTTTTTACCCTAGTGCTCTTGGAAAATATTATGCAAAAAATTTAACTGTCGATATTGTCAATAAACTGGCAAGTGTTGTCACCCTATATATGGTTGATACCCATCCCCAAAAAGGTAAAGAGGTATTGCAGAAATTAATTGAGGTCTATAATAGAGAGGCTGAAAACGAAAAAAATGAAATTGCCATAAACACCATTGCCTTTATTGATGAGCAACTAGTAGGTCTTACAGATGAATTAGAAGCTATTGAACAGGAAGCCGAACAATATAAACTAAGGAACTCCATCACTAATGTGGGAGCAGAAGCAGAGCTGTATCTGAACAGCACTACAGTGAACAGGCAACAGCTCAGTGAATTTTCAATTCAAATTGATGTGCTAGAATCCATTGAAGCTTACCTGAGAAACCAGGGAACGGATTATGAAATGGTGCCAAGTACACTTAGTATCCAAGACCCTACACTTTCCGGATTGATCGCCAACTTCAACCAGCTACAAAGGGAAAGGGAGAGAATGCTGAGGACTACACAGCCCAACAATCCCATTGTCCAGAATATCAATCAACAATTGACCAGTCTCCGGGCAAGTATTCTGGAAAACCTAAGAAACATTAAAAATGGACTGGTGATTTCAAGGGACAATTTGCAGGCAACTTCCAATCAATTCCAAAGCCGGGCATCCCAGGTGCCTACCATGGAAAGGGAATTATTGGACATTAATCGGAAACAAGGCATTAAGCAAGAGCATTATATCTATTTGATTCAAAAAAGAGAAGAGGCGGTTTTGACCTTGGCGGCAACGACTGCCAGCAATTCAAAAGTTATTGACCCCCCTACTCCATCTGACTTGCCTGTCTCACCCAAGAAAAAATTGATCTATGCATTCGGTTTAATCATGGGACTGGCATTCCCTTTTGGATTTATATTTATAAAAGATCTCTTGCAGGATAAAATCCAGGTCAAATCAGATGTGGAAAGAATCACTTCAACCAAAATTCTAGGTGAGATATCCAGAAATAAAAATGACAAAGGTGTCATTGCTATTTCCAAAAGCAAAAGAACGCTGATTGCCGAACAATTTAGATTTGTCCGCAGCAACCTGGCTTTCAGTACCTATACAAAACCTAATAAGGTGATCATGGTGACATCAGGGGTGAGCGGTGAGGGCAAGACTTTTTTCAGCATCAATTTAGGGATTAGTTTGGCTTTGGTTGACAAAAAGGTAATCATATTGGAATTTGATCTAAGAAAACCGGCGATGCTTTCTGCTTTGGGCATGAAAGCCTCAATTGGGCTCACCGATTATTTAGGATCAGATGAATATGAGTTGGATGATCTCATTCAGCCAGTTCCATTAACTGAAAACTTATCCGCGATTGGTTGCGGTAACATACCTGAAAATCCCGCTGAATTGATGATGGGAGGAAAATTAATTCAATTGATCGATGAATTATCCAACAGATTCGATTATGTACTCATCGACACGGCTCCCATTGGATTGGTCTCTGATTCTTTTATTCTATCAGAACTTGCTGATGTCACCATATTTATGGTCCGCTATAATTATTCAACAAAGGCCCAAGTCAAAACTATTGAGGATATCCGAAAAAACAAGAAATTCAAATTCCCTTTAATTGTCTTAAATGATGCCAACCTAGAAGTTACCTATGGGTATGGTCCTACTTATGGGAAAAATTATTATCAAGAACAATAA
- the rfbG gene encoding CDP-glucose 4,6-dehydratase gives MSDTNSLAVFSGKKILITGHTGFKGSWLSLWLKQKGAKLFGISKDIPTQPSLFESLGLEKEMEHILLDIRDLTSLKSEIRRIEPDFIFHMAAQPIVSLSYQDPLETFTTNAIGTANVLEAVRDLQNKCVVICITSDKCYENVEWVWGYKETDMLGGKDIYSGSKAAAEIIIHSYYHSFIKKMPNIKLASVRAGNVIGGGDWAADRIVPDCMRSWSKQEKVEIRNPGATRPWQHVLEPLSGYLAVAAELWDGGEFNGESYNFGPPSENNITVMELLQKLGESWGLKNSQDIYTQTGELKFSEAGLLKLNCDKALYDFKWQPTLTIDELIRFTGDWYYMYYHNQGDVIEFTKNQIFSYEQKASDKKIRWAKQTQFSLL, from the coding sequence ATGTCAGACACAAATTCATTAGCAGTATTTTCAGGTAAGAAAATTTTAATAACAGGCCACACCGGTTTCAAGGGCTCATGGCTATCTCTTTGGCTTAAACAGAAGGGGGCTAAATTATTCGGTATCTCAAAAGATATACCAACCCAGCCTTCCTTATTCGAGTCCCTTGGCCTCGAAAAGGAAATGGAGCATATTTTACTTGATATCAGAGATTTAACCTCTTTGAAATCTGAAATAAGAAGAATAGAACCTGATTTTATTTTCCATATGGCCGCTCAGCCTATTGTTTCTTTATCGTATCAGGATCCCCTAGAGACGTTCACAACAAATGCCATAGGTACGGCCAATGTCCTGGAAGCTGTACGTGATCTTCAGAATAAATGTGTGGTCATATGTATTACTTCGGATAAATGTTACGAAAATGTGGAATGGGTCTGGGGATATAAGGAAACAGATATGCTAGGCGGAAAAGATATATACAGCGGGTCAAAAGCAGCTGCTGAAATTATCATCCATTCGTACTACCATTCTTTTATCAAGAAAATGCCAAATATTAAATTGGCTTCTGTCAGAGCCGGCAACGTCATTGGAGGAGGGGATTGGGCTGCCGATAGGATTGTTCCGGATTGTATGCGATCCTGGAGTAAGCAGGAAAAAGTAGAAATCCGGAATCCAGGTGCCACCAGACCTTGGCAACATGTACTGGAGCCTTTAAGCGGATACCTCGCTGTTGCTGCCGAGCTTTGGGATGGTGGTGAGTTTAATGGGGAGAGCTATAATTTCGGCCCGCCTTCTGAAAATAATATTACCGTAATGGAACTACTCCAAAAACTTGGGGAAAGTTGGGGACTTAAAAATTCTCAGGACATCTACACGCAAACAGGAGAACTCAAATTTTCTGAAGCAGGTCTGCTCAAATTAAATTGTGACAAGGCGCTATATGATTTCAAATGGCAACCCACTCTTACTATAGATGAGCTGATCCGCTTTACCGGAGACTGGTATTATATGTATTACCATAACCAGGGAGATGTTATTGAGTTTACTAAAAATCAGATTTTTTCTTATGAGCAAAAAGCATCCGATAAGAAAATAAGATGGGCAAAACAAACACAATTTTCACTCCTTTAG
- a CDS encoding polysaccharide biosynthesis/export family protein, translating to MESGKIQSQKKFRPYFMKNLLIIIFISALGFSCSKRNLVYFSDIDLNSTYKVPTATSAEPRIQEDDLLSITVTSLNAESNMLFNAGVLTPSGETGNTVISNPINENYLVDKNGYINYPVIGQINLDGLTKLEAIEKMTGLLKEYVQDPIINIRFMNFKVSVIGEVQKPSTFIIPTEKVTILEALGLAGDMTAYGRRENVLIIREKNGERSATRINLNDKDVLESPYYYLQQNDVVYVEPYKTKAIQSDTNPRTIAFLSSLLSLATLIIIQINW from the coding sequence ATGGAATCAGGAAAAATTCAATCTCAAAAAAAATTCAGACCATATTTTATGAAAAATCTATTAATCATAATATTTATCTCAGCACTGGGCTTCTCCTGTTCAAAAAGAAACTTGGTATATTTCAGTGACATAGATTTGAATTCAACTTATAAAGTACCTACGGCCACTTCTGCTGAGCCACGGATCCAAGAAGATGATCTTTTGAGTATTACGGTAACAAGTTTGAATGCAGAATCAAATATGTTGTTTAATGCTGGTGTTTTGACACCTTCAGGAGAAACCGGCAATACCGTTATCTCCAATCCAATCAATGAAAATTATTTAGTGGACAAAAATGGCTACATCAATTATCCTGTAATCGGTCAAATAAACTTAGATGGGTTGACCAAATTAGAAGCAATTGAAAAAATGACTGGACTTCTGAAGGAATATGTTCAGGATCCAATCATAAATATCAGGTTTATGAATTTCAAGGTTTCGGTGATAGGCGAGGTTCAGAAGCCATCCACGTTTATCATTCCAACAGAAAAAGTAACTATTTTAGAAGCCTTGGGTTTAGCTGGAGATATGACCGCTTACGGTCGTAGGGAAAATGTACTGATCATTCGTGAAAAAAATGGTGAAAGGAGTGCTACCAGGATAAACCTAAATGATAAAGACGTTCTGGAATCACCCTACTATTATTTACAACAAAATGATGTAGTTTATGTGGAACCTTATAAGACCAAAGCAATCCAATCAGATACAAATCCAAGAACCATTGCATTTCTTTCAAGTTTATTAAGTTTAGCTACTTTAATTATAATACAAATTAATTGGTAA
- a CDS encoding sensor histidine kinase, which produces MDYKVGLLGRIAFLAASLFLLAYAIIDSWGVFMTSLLLVLVVFQIIYLLRYSEGSFKKVRIFLDNIKQDKYSQLYPVKFDGTETDDLHIEFNAILAKLKEDQAEKEANYQYFRSVFKHLSIGLITFGENGGIQIVNTAAKRILDVDQLQNIAEIEYINKELHLAINNLRTGGSELIKIAHPDGIMQISVYVIELLMRGEKFKLVSLQNIQSELEEKEMEAWQNLVKILTHEIMNSIAPISSLAGTIQGEIEGKIENVEQISPADMEDYLMGISTIEKRSQGLISFVSDFRSLAHIPAPKFSSIAIAKLFHQLEVLLQHQLESFQIELIKEINPKELILFGDQTQIEQVLINLTQNAIQAVEDSDIKRIILRAFIDEAGKIILEIADTGKGIEEEALSKIFIPFFTTKSKGSGIGLSLSKQIMRRHKGNIQVRSVLGEGTTFKLIFNG; this is translated from the coding sequence ATGGATTATAAAGTCGGCTTATTAGGGAGAATCGCTTTTTTGGCAGCTTCTCTCTTTCTTCTTGCTTATGCTATCATAGATAGTTGGGGAGTCTTTATGACCTCCCTTTTACTCGTTTTGGTGGTATTCCAGATCATCTATTTGTTGAGGTATTCCGAAGGTTCATTTAAGAAAGTGCGGATATTTCTGGACAATATCAAACAGGACAAATACTCTCAGCTCTATCCTGTCAAATTTGACGGGACAGAGACTGATGATCTTCACATAGAATTCAATGCTATTCTAGCCAAATTAAAAGAAGATCAGGCGGAGAAAGAAGCTAATTATCAATATTTCAGATCGGTATTTAAACACCTTAGCATAGGACTGATCACTTTCGGTGAAAATGGAGGAATACAAATCGTAAATACCGCCGCAAAGCGGATTCTCGATGTGGACCAACTTCAAAATATCGCTGAAATAGAATATATAAATAAAGAACTTCATCTGGCGATCAACAACTTAAGGACAGGTGGGAGTGAATTGATCAAGATTGCACACCCAGACGGGATCATGCAGATTTCAGTTTATGTGATCGAATTGCTGATGCGCGGAGAAAAATTCAAATTGGTTTCCCTTCAGAATATCCAGTCCGAGCTGGAAGAGAAAGAAATGGAAGCCTGGCAAAACCTCGTGAAAATCCTGACACACGAAATCATGAATTCCATCGCTCCCATCTCATCTTTGGCAGGAACTATTCAAGGTGAGATCGAAGGCAAAATAGAAAATGTAGAACAAATCAGCCCTGCTGACATGGAAGATTATCTCATGGGGATCAGCACCATTGAAAAGCGTAGTCAGGGTTTGATCAGTTTTGTGTCGGATTTTAGAAGTCTGGCGCATATACCTGCACCAAAATTCAGCAGTATCGCTATCGCAAAGCTTTTTCACCAGTTAGAAGTTCTCCTGCAACATCAACTTGAAAGTTTTCAAATTGAACTAATCAAAGAAATCAATCCAAAAGAACTTATTTTATTCGGAGACCAAACCCAGATTGAGCAGGTTCTGATCAACCTTACCCAAAATGCCATCCAGGCAGTCGAGGACTCAGATATAAAACGGATTATACTCCGGGCATTTATAGATGAGGCAGGAAAGATAATACTGGAAATAGCTGATACGGGGAAAGGTATCGAAGAGGAAGCCCTTTCGAAGATTTTCATCCCATTCTTTACCACCAAGTCAAAGGGATCCGGGATCGGATTGAGCCTATCGAAGCAGATCATGCGTCGCCATAAAGGCAATATTCAGGTAAGATCTGTGCTTGGTGAAGGCACTACGTTCAAGTTGATATTTAACGGGTAG
- the pssD gene encoding PssD/Cps14F family polysaccharide biosynthesis glycosyltransferase — MENKKRVLLVCSDGGHLAQMLELKELFEKYDYLLVTERAPSTIPLAKTYNLKFVRPRPEGKNRKLGFYISLIQNSFSSLKILLTHRPKVILTTGSHTAVPFCILAKILGMKVVWILSYARINSKASSANLIYPIANRFLVQWPNMTDHYKKGIYVGSIY, encoded by the coding sequence ATGGAGAACAAGAAAAGAGTTTTGCTTGTCTGTTCAGATGGAGGGCATCTCGCACAAATGTTGGAACTCAAAGAATTGTTTGAAAAGTACGATTACCTTTTAGTTACTGAAAGAGCACCTTCAACGATTCCTCTTGCTAAAACCTATAATCTTAAGTTTGTCCGTCCTAGACCAGAAGGAAAGAATAGGAAACTGGGTTTTTATATTTCCTTGATTCAAAACTCGTTTTCATCACTTAAAATTTTACTGACACACAGGCCAAAAGTGATTTTGACAACGGGGAGTCATACAGCTGTCCCCTTTTGCATACTCGCGAAAATATTAGGAATGAAGGTAGTTTGGATTCTTTCCTATGCCAGAATCAACTCAAAAGCCTCATCTGCCAATTTAATATATCCTATTGCAAACCGTTTTTTGGTTCAATGGCCCAATATGACAGACCACTATAAAAAAGGTATTTATGTCGGCTCTATATATTAA
- a CDS encoding Gfo/Idh/MocA family oxidoreductase: protein MVKIALIGAGKMGLSHLSILGAHPNVKIVGVCDTSKMVVQVLERYSGYKCFSDYIKMVEETQPDAVFVSVPTKYHYPMVKELLQRGINVFTEKPFCLNPEESIELAQLAKKAGVINQVGYHNKFVGTFREVKRLVKAGAIGEITHFQGEAYGPVVVKKKSETWRSDPTEGGGCLMDYASHVIDLINDIISPIESCKGSILKSIYSKNVDDSVYALVGIESGVSGVISVNWSDETYRKMSTSITIIGTEGKIESDANELKVYFKGDKFPKGYSKGWNVKYVTDLTDEVAFYLRGEEYSAQIDYFIKSVKGENSHDINTFDSAWRTDKSISLIKKQSSYA from the coding sequence ATGGTAAAAATCGCTTTGATCGGGGCAGGAAAAATGGGGTTATCCCATCTTTCAATTTTAGGAGCTCATCCTAATGTAAAAATCGTGGGAGTCTGTGATACCTCAAAAATGGTTGTGCAGGTTCTTGAAAGATACAGTGGCTATAAATGTTTCTCTGACTATATAAAGATGGTCGAGGAAACTCAACCTGACGCCGTATTTGTTTCGGTACCTACCAAGTACCATTACCCTATGGTGAAGGAACTTTTACAGAGAGGGATCAATGTATTTACTGAAAAGCCCTTTTGTCTGAATCCTGAAGAAAGTATTGAACTGGCTCAGCTTGCCAAGAAAGCAGGTGTCATAAATCAGGTAGGCTACCATAATAAATTTGTAGGGACTTTCCGGGAGGTCAAAAGACTCGTAAAAGCGGGAGCTATTGGAGAAATCACCCATTTTCAAGGTGAAGCTTACGGGCCTGTGGTAGTGAAGAAAAAGAGTGAAACATGGAGATCCGACCCTACAGAAGGAGGAGGATGTCTTATGGATTATGCTTCTCATGTAATTGACCTGATTAACGACATCATCTCACCAATTGAATCTTGCAAGGGATCCATCCTTAAATCTATTTATTCTAAAAATGTAGATGATTCTGTATATGCTTTGGTTGGTATTGAATCTGGAGTATCAGGCGTCATTTCGGTAAACTGGAGTGATGAAACCTACCGTAAAATGTCAACTTCCATCACGATTATCGGTACTGAAGGGAAAATTGAATCTGATGCGAATGAACTGAAAGTATATTTTAAAGGTGACAAATTCCCAAAAGGCTATTCAAAAGGATGGAATGTAAAGTATGTGACAGATCTTACAGATGAGGTGGCCTTCTATCTCAGGGGAGAAGAATATTCAGCCCAAATAGATTACTTCATAAAATCTGTGAAAGGAGAAAACAGTCATGACATCAACACATTTGATAGTGCCTGGAGAACAGATAAATCAATTTCATTAATCAAGAAACAATCAAGCTACGCATAA